The genomic segment ACTTCCGTGCCGGGGGTCGCCGTCCTCGCGGATGTGGCGGGCGGTGAGGCGGCCGTGCTTGAGCGCGCGCCGGGCTTCGCCGCTGGTGAGGGGTTTGCGCTGGGCGCGTTTGGAGCGGGTTCCCTCCGCTGCGGTGAGCTGCCGGGAGAGGAGTATCGCCTCGGGGCAGCGACCGGTGAAACGTTCGCGCTGGCTGGTGGGGAGGGTGTCCAGGAAGTCCTGGACGAGGTGGTGCAGGACGGGTGGCTGGTCCCCCTTGCCCGCGGTGCAGGTGAGCGTCTCCCCGCGTACGGACAGCGCGGCGGCCACGGCCGGCAGGATGCCGTCGCGTCGGTGGAGCAGCCGGGGGACGCGGTTGGAGTCGGTGGTGCTCCAGCTGAGGCGCGGGTCCCCGGAAGTGACTGTATGTACGTCGTGCATGGCGTCGAATTCCTCCCGTGCAATCCCCCGAGTTGCGGGGGACAGCCTGCCAAATGTGTCGGACGGTGGGGAAGCTGGGGCGGTATTGGGGACAGCGTGTCGCTCAAAGCCGCCCAACCGTCGCTCTTCCGTCACCTGGATGTGACGGTCGGTGACGGCCGGGAAAGGGGCGGCCCTGGCTGTTGCGCCACCGCATAGGCTGTGCGGAACACCGGACGCAGCAGGGGGCAACCGCCATGACGACAGGTCGGCTCGGGCAGCAAGCCGCGCCACCGAACGCGGCCTACGCCGGGCAGGTCGTGCACTTCCCGGACCCGGTCCGGGCGTCGCGCCACCCGAGGGGGGTGCGGATCGACGCGAACGGTCACCCGGACTTCTCCCCGTACGCGCGCGCGGCGGCGGAGATCGCCGATCCGCCGGAGGGTTTCGGCATCGACGAACTCCGGCTCACCGACTACGTGTCGGCGAACGCGGCGCTGGCGGCGGCCGGTCACGAGCTGTGGGACACGATCCCCTCCGTCGCGACCCCGCACGGCTGGACCTGGCACCACGTGTCGGGCACCCGCCGGATGGAGCTCGTACCGGTCGACGTGAAGCCGCTGCTGCGCCACCACGCCGGTCTGACGACGACCCCGGTGGACCACGAGCGGCGTGGCACGCGGCCGTTGCAGGGCACCCGGCCCGCGCACTTCCGGCTGCCGAAGGGTGCCGTCGCGGTGTCCGAACAGCAGATCCAGGGCGCCGAGGAGGACTTGGGGTACCGGCTGCCGGGCGCGTACCGCTCGTTCCTCAAGGCGGCGGGCGGCTCCGCCCCGGTCGGTACCGCGCTCGACCCCGAACTGGGGCTCCTGGTGGACCAGCCGTTCTTCACGGTGCGCGAGGAGGCGGCGGTCAACGACCTCGTCTACGTCAACAAGTGCCTGCGGGACCACTTCACCAAGGACTTCCTGGGGATCGCGTTCGTCCAGGGCGGTCTGCTGGCGGTGAAGGTGAAGGGGAGCGGCATCGGCTCGGTCTGGTTCTGCGCGTACGACGACGCGCGCGACCGGAACGACCTGACGGTCCAGGAGCGGTCCGAGCGGCTGCTGCTGCCGTGCGGCGCCGACTTCGACGCGTTCCTCCAGCGCCTGGCGGGCAGCCCGCAGGAGCTGGAGACGGTGGCGAACCTGATGGTGGACGGCGGCTTCGCGCGTGCCGTCCCGGTGGAGGGCTGAGCGCGATGGTGACGTTCGCACAGGCGCAGGAGCGGGCCGACGAGTGGGTCAACGGTGACGTGCCCGCCTACCAGCACCGGGAGGTGCGGGTCCGCGAGTTCGATCTGGGCTTCGTGGTGTGGGCGGAGGACCGCCCGGAGGGCCCCGTCTCGGACGGCGGCCGGCAGCGGCTGGTCATCGCCCGCGACAGCGGCGAGGCCACCCTGTGGCCGGGCCTGCCGGTGGGCGAGGTGATACGGCGTTACGAGGAGGAGTACGGCTCCCCGCAGGACGCCGCGCCCGCCCCCCGGGCGCCCGCGCGCATCGACCTGAACCAGACCTCCTTCCTGCTGACGCCGCCGGAGTGGCTCCAGGAAGCGGCCGACAAGCTGGGCATTCCGGACGGCAGGCGTGAGCAGCCGTCCGACGCGGCTGCCGGTGGGGCCGGCGGTTCCGATGGTGCTGGTGGTTCCGGCGGTACAGGTGAGGTCGGTGGTGGCGTCGTCGTGAGCGATGCCGTGCCGTCCGTACCCTCCGCCCGGCCCGCCCCGCAGGAGCCCGAGGACCACGAGCCGACCGCCTCGGACGGGGTGCCCGCGACCGGTTCCCCGGCCGCCGCGCCCGTACCGGACGGCGCCACGCCGTGGGCCGGTACGGACACCAACCGCGGCTCGGACGACGCGGCGGTCCCGCTGCCCGCCACCGTGTTCGCCCCGCCGCTCTCGGGCGCCGACGACGAGGGCGCGCCCGCGCCGAACGTTCCGGCCGACGCCCCGACCACGCTGATGACGGGCGGCACGCCGCCGCCGAAGCGGGGGCCGGGCACCCCTCCCGACGCCGAGGACATCGCGGACGCGGCGACCAGCAAGGCCGTGGCCCCGCCGCGCGCCCCGCGCCCCAGTACGGTGCCCCCGCCGCCGAGCGCCCCGGGCATTCCGGGCGTTCGTCCCGTCGCGCCCCCGCCGGTCTCGGGCCCGGGTGCGCCCGGGGTGCCCGCCGCCGGTTACGTACCGACGCAGCTGGCTCCCGCGGTCGGCGGACCGGGTATGCCGCAGCCGC from the Streptomyces sp. NBC_01335 genome contains:
- a CDS encoding YwqJ-related putative deaminase, which encodes MHDVHTVTSGDPRLSWSTTDSNRVPRLLHRRDGILPAVAAALSVRGETLTCTAGKGDQPPVLHHLVQDFLDTLPTSQRERFTGRCPEAILLSRQLTAAEGTRSKRAQRKPLTSGEARRALKHGRLTARHIREDGDPRHGSYAAPCRSCSVMLAHFGVRPVDLTANGAATSAEKG
- a CDS encoding SMI1/KNR4 family protein; this encodes MTTGRLGQQAAPPNAAYAGQVVHFPDPVRASRHPRGVRIDANGHPDFSPYARAAAEIADPPEGFGIDELRLTDYVSANAALAAAGHELWDTIPSVATPHGWTWHHVSGTRRMELVPVDVKPLLRHHAGLTTTPVDHERRGTRPLQGTRPAHFRLPKGAVAVSEQQIQGAEEDLGYRLPGAYRSFLKAAGGSAPVGTALDPELGLLVDQPFFTVREEAAVNDLVYVNKCLRDHFTKDFLGIAFVQGGLLAVKVKGSGIGSVWFCAYDDARDRNDLTVQERSERLLLPCGADFDAFLQRLAGSPQELETVANLMVDGGFARAVPVEG